ATAATGACGATACGTTGGGTTTTAAtgaagacgatgatgataacGAAAATGAGAATGCGAATGCGAATGTTCATAATAACAACAGCAACCGAAAGTATGGTAGTGACGTTGGCTATGGTTACGACGGTGGCAATGACGAAGAcgaggatgatgatgatgatgatgatgatgatggtgatgatgatgatgatgatgatgatgaggaaaaagatctagaagttgatgatataGACTTTTCTCGTTACATGCAATCAAATCTTCCTTCGCCGCCTACATCTCCGCCTCGAGAACTCGATCCAGCAAAGCTATATGCACTGTACGACTTCAGCGGGCCGGACCCGTCACACCTTGCACTGGCTAAAAATGATTCAGTCTTATTATTGAACGATACCGACTCGTATTGGTGGCTAGTAAGAAGAACAGATGATGGGCGAATAGGATTTGCACCTGCTGAAATTTTAGAAACCTATACAGAAAGACTTGCTAGATTGAATTGCTGgaaaaatgaagttttaGAACGAGGTGGCTACAAAGGATTGAAgtatgatgatgagaaaaaattgttcaaaactGATTATCCAATTGACACTGAGAAGAACCGTTCAAATACTAGCACAACATCGATAACTCAgaatattgaaagaaaaggctctttgaagaaaccaaaagttattgaaaTGAATAACGACAGTGGAAGCTACCTTGATGACACCATTGGCAACAATGCCAAAAAATCTGTGTCGTTTGCCAATATCAACGATACACAAGAGCATTCCTTTCTTAGTATAcatgaagaatttgaagaggATGAGAGCGACAGTCATGTGAATCACTATGATAACTCTTCATTGAGTCTTTTAAACAACTACAATAGCAATCCAAGTATGGATGATTTAGTTGGTAACGATAATGACACCGATGCCAATGCCTCTGTTAATAATATAgataatgatgattatgatgGTAACGAGAACAATAAACACAATAATGACAAAGAATTGCATGATGGCAATGAGCAAAATGTGCACAATGCCATTCGACATAATAGACCAAACTCATCAGAGGGACCATGTACAGGTTTGGTAAATACAGAGACGGATACCAGACCCCTAATTGTGCCtaaaagaaggaagaataTGTTTATTAAAAACCTAGACAACTACAGTTACTCCTCTGAGAATGTTGACAACATCCACAGTGTCGGTAGCGTAAACAGCAATAACAGTGCGTGCTCTAAATCGGAGTCTACGAGACTTGAGAGTATTAAGATGCTAGATGATTTGTTGGATATGTACCCCGAATTTGTCTCCTTGGATGATGGAACAGTCACGCCGCCaactgcttcttcttcttcttctcctcaaCGAGTAGCTAAACCAATTACATGTTCTAATGAGATGGAGATATTAGTTAAGCAAGGTGAAGACGTTGGTCATACGGAAGATGAGAATGATTTGCATCCTCAGACCCGACGTCTTTTTGGGCCGTTGTTCTCAACTATGAAGGAGTTAGATGCTCTTTTAGAAGATATTGGACCGACAGCTTGACCGCTGGGCGTAGATCATGTCCTTCATACCATGGCAAACAATCTAAATAAATACGGTGATATTTAATAGTAATTCCGATTCTAAGAAGCTCGTGACTCCTCAAATTACGTTGCAACCTCCCTGATCCATATATCGATAGATATATAAATGTAGTCACAGACCATATCGTATTTTCATGGTAGAATACAGGTTAGGTCAGAAAGTGTAACCCCAAAGATTTACtgcaatgaaaaaaaacattaatTTAGCCAAAAGATCTACTCgttttttttgctttcGCCGCAAATTTTGCGGTGTTCTCCtattttatttcaacatgcttttcatttttttatgATCTTgtgggtttttttttttggaaaacgTTTTGTTCATCATTTGCATTCAGCTAACCCGCTAAGAAGCTGCTTTTCCAATCCTTCTTATCGACAGAAGATGGCCTCGCAATCCTCGTGGACGCCAGATGTGCCTAGCTTGCAACAGCTGGTGCATATTTTTACGGGAACACTTTCACCCGATGCTACGATCCGTCAAGAAGCAACAACTGCTTTAACTCAAGCTAAAAATATtgctgattttgataattattTACTTCATATTCTGCTATCGAATGAAATTGCAGATTCCACACGTGCATCTGCAGGTATTTATCTGAAAAATGATCTCGTTAAAAACTTCAAGTATAAACCCCATGAACTCCAAGCCAATATTCTACAGTTGGTTCCACATGGGTTGTTATCCGAGTCGCCTTTTGTACGACATATCACCGCAGGTATTATAAGTGCTGTTTTCCGTGCAGTTGGAACTGCGGGCTGGCCTAGTGTTGTTCCTGATTTAATTGCCCTAATTTCAGGTGCTGCAGGCGAATATGCAATTGATGGTGCATCTGAAGCTTTACTTTCGATCTGTGAAGATTCCAGCAGGATGCTAGAATAcgaaataaaaaacaatGATGGCTCTATTACAGTTCCTATGCAGACACTAATCCCAAAATTAATCGAATTAATCCCAAACTCTCAGCCTTCAATCACATCCAAAATTAGATCGAGGTTTTTAAATTGTTTAGTTCACTGCATTAACGTTGGGTCCAACACCGCTTTGATCAATATTGATGCTATCCTCGCTATCGTGTTTGCTATGTGTCAAGAGAACAACGGTGACGAGGAGGTGCAAAAGGCTGTTGCTTCTATATTCTGTGGCATTTTAGAGAAATGGCCAGAAAAGTTATATCCACACTGGTCAGGTATTTTGCAATGGTGTATTCATATGGTCAAACAAGGTGCAGACTCTGTGGCGCTACAGGCTGatgaatttcttttatcaatgaGTACAAGTGAATTGCCAAACCAGTATATTCGACCTTACTTAGAAGATTTAATACCTGTTTTACTCGAGAAAATGGTTTATGATCTAAATGACGTTGAGCTGATGGAAGCAGAGGATGAGAAGGATGTCGGTTCTGAGGACAAAGATGAAGACATAAAACCACAGACtgcaaaatcaaaggagCATAAATTAACTAAAAGAGATGGTACAGAGTCTTCCGCTTTATTGAACAAAGATGACGACGATGACAATGATGATTCCGACAacgatgacgatgatgatgatgatggtgatgatgacgacTTTGATAATACTTATACCTGGAATCTAAGAAAATGTTCTGCTGCTACTGTTGACATTTTATCCACTTATTACCCTGAAGAGGTGTTGCAATATTCGTTCCCAAtaattaaagaaaatatgaaTGCAAGTACATGGCCTATTAGGGAGGCTTCAATTTTAACTCTCGGTGCTATATCAGAAGCAGCTTTGAATCATGCAACCATGCAATTACCTGAACTGATCCCTTTCTTAGTTGACAGGTTAAAGGATGATCAACCGAGAGTCAGACAAATCACATGTTGGACTCTAGGCAGGTACTCGCACTGGGTCTGTTCTGAGGCTCAAAGTGGAGGTTCATTTGCTAGCTATTTTACACCTACTTTCCGGGCTATTATGGAATGTGCTTTAGATTCGAAAAAAGTTGTACAAGAATCAGCATGTTCCTCTTTATCtgatttcattgaatcTTCTGAACCACAGCTATTATCACAGTTTATTGAACCTTTACTACATCACTTCCAAGCTTATTTTACAAATTATCGTAGGAAAAATTTGATTGTGTTGTATGATACTATCCaaacatttgttgaaaaagtcGGTGAGGCTTTGCGTTACAATCAAAAGTTTATGGATTTGCTTTTACCACCATTAATGGAGAAATGGCAAACTctaaatgatgatgacaaaGATTTATGGCCGTTGTTAGAATGCATGTCCTCAGTTGCAGCATCCACTGGTGAGGCTTTTGCAAGTTGTGCTATGCCTGTTTATGAGCGTGCCTTGCGGATTTTGAATAACTGTATTGAGCAAGACAAAATGGCAACTAGTGATCCATCATTTGTGCCACCAGAAAAGGATTTCATAGTGACTTCTCTAGATTTAATTGACGGTTTAGTTCAAGGGTTGACTCAGCATTCTGCCGAACTGATTAATAGAACTGATTCTTCTGCCAAATACTCCTTAATGGAGTTGGTTTTAACTTGCTTGGATGATAATGTAGATGATGTGAGACAATCGGCTTATGCACTGATTGGTGACTTTGCTATTTACTTGTTCCCAACACTAATTCTTCCATATCTTCAACCATTAATGATTTCCATTTACCAGGAAATAGGAAAACTAAATGAATACTCCGTTGCATCATGTAACAATGCTATATGGGCACTTGGCGAAATTTCCATTAGATCAGAAAATAACATACTGGATCAATATCTAGCTAACTTTTTAAGAATCTTAGAACCTCtggttttgaattttgatGCGGACATTACGCTTCTGGAAAATGCAGCTGTCACCATAGGCCGATTTGGTATTCACTATCCCGATCAAACATCAGTGATGGCTAACGATGTCTTAATTGTTTGGTGTCAATTAATTGGAGGCttagaagataatgaagagAAGGCGAGTGCCGTCCAAGGAATGTGCAATATTGTTTTAAAACATCCTGAAATTGTCAATGCTTTAGGTAATATGCGTGCAATTGTTGAACTAATTGCCAATTATCATGAACCAACGGTAGAGTTGGCAGAAATTTTTAAAGTGCTTCTTACCGGATTAAAGTCTGGATTAGGGGCCGAATGGGATAGAATCGTCTCAGGTACTGCATATTGTGAAACCTTATCTCAGAGATATGGGGTTTGatacttatttttttttattactaTTCTAACTACAtactttttcttcactatTTTTCACTTCAAATTAATTTTATAAAAGTTTATAAATGACCTTATATAATATTGTTGTAAATATCTACTATGCCCAAATTTAGATCAGTCGATTCTGGCCTCTAATATCAATTTACCCATAGGTACTTCTGAAACCCCCTTTCCTAAAGCGTAAATCGAATTACCACGTAGAATAGTCTCAACAACTCTGCCCTTCAAAGCCTTACCATCAAATGCCGTCAGCttatttttaaaaaaagtTCTTGCATTTGCTACTGTGTACTCCATAAGAGGATcaaaaattgcaaaatcTGCATCATAACCAACTGCGATACGTCCTTTTGTGTGAGATAAACCAACTTGTTTCGCTGTATTTACACAACACCATTCAACTATATCCGTAATCTCAATACCAAACTCTTCAGTACCAACAGTATATAATAGTGGAAGCCCAAAACCAACAGAAGAAATACCACCCCAAGCTGCAAAAAAGTCACCTCTCTCCAATCCTTTTAATTCAGGAGTACAAGGAGAATGATCTGACACAATGGAAGTAATCAGATTTTCCTTTAATGCACCCCATAACAAACGGCGGTTTTCATCACTTCTTATTGGCGGGCAGCATTTAAACTGTGTGGCACCAGATGGAATCTCTTCCGCTTTGAGTGATAAATAATGAAAGCAAGTTTCAACCGATAATGGCAATCCCAAAGTCTCCTTAGCGTGCCTAATCATTGGAAGTGCTTCGTGGGTTGCTAAATGAACAATGTGAACTTTGGTAGTTGGATGTTTTTGAAGacatttgatgatgttatAAATAGCGTTACATTCAAACGAGTCTGGACGAGATGCGAGGAATGAATAATATGACGTTGGGTCAACTGTATCAAGAATAGGCATGTTTTTTGTAGCTAATTCTAGTGGCTtcatatcattttcaattgccGACAAAGGTTCCACAGCATGCAATGTTGGAGATTTCGCCAATGATTCAGCTTGTGCTTCAGATAGACCACTATAATAATGCTCCTCCTCGTCATGTTTATGGCGACATTTATTGAATTCTTCGTCgttatcttctttattaGCACCATCCATCTCAGCGTGAAACATCAACATGGTATTTTTACCTTTGACGACCTCTAGTGctttatttatatattcCGGCGTAATCATTGGAAATTCTTCAACGCCTGAATCCATCATAAACCCTTTAAAACCACGAACTCCGGCATTTATTAATGGAATTAGGTCATCGAGATTATCTGGCACCAAGCCTCCCCAAAATCCGGTATCAACCCAGCACTTACCCCTTGCGGAATCCAACTTAATATTTAGattctttatatttgtaGTTGGAGGTATGGCGTTCAATGGCATATCGATAACCGTTGTAACACCACCGGATGCAGCGGATTGAGTTCCACTAGGGAAACCTTCCCATTCGGTACGACCTGGTTCGTTCAAGTGCACATGTGAATCGACAAGACCCGGTAAGATTACTAATGGAGACATGTTGCGATAAAATTGAACATCGTAAGTAACCAACAATGGATCATCTTCCAATAAGACATCCTTTATAACATCGATAATTTTCCCAgatgttttggaaaaaataatagtAGCTGGAACGACAGAACCATCGATTACCACTTTTGTTGAGGAAATTGCAGAAGACATACTAATTTGGTTGGTCAGTTAACggggtttttttttctacctTCTTATTTGTGAATTATAATctataaaaacaaagatgaaaaaatgaatttgTCAGGATTCTTTTCGTTTTCCTCTCCagaaaatattgataaGAAATTGACAGAGTAGTAAAGAATAATCAACGTTGATAGGAAACGTtatgaagagaaaaactGTGTCAAAATTTCCTCTAAGAAAAGGATACTAAAACTTGGGGGGTTCTCTTTTCTTCGGATACGAAATATCTCATTCTCTCTTTTTACAGGCTTCGAATGTGTGTGGTATTTTCTACAACTGATAGGAGCTCGCCGAACACATGAATGTGCGGCACTGCTAATCCCCTTAATTACCGCGTTTGGCAATCTGAGGAAATCTTTCAACCCTCCCTACACATGTATGTAACACGTTTTTTCATAAATTCATAGAATCACGAATCACAGGTGACTCCGTTTTTGTAGTAAGGTCATGGAGGATCTGCATTGCCTGTTTGGAGtctaatttttcaagacCACCTGCTTCGATAACTTTAGCTTTCCATTCTTTGAGAATAGCTTTAAGCTCCTCACGACCCTTGAGATATTCTTCCTTCGAATACTTGGCATGTTTTGACGATGttagttcttcttcaacatcatcatcgaGTTCTCTTGCTTTCCTCTTGGCCATTGTGATGATTTTCTGTGGGAACTTTACAAGTTCTGCGACATGAATACCAAAAGACTGGTCACTGATGCCTGGTTCCACCTTATACAGTAGGGTCACGTTATCCTCTCCCTCTCTGTCCTCCTTGGCAGCTGCCCCCTCATCAACGTGTGCGACAACATGCAAGTTGCCAACATTATTGTATTCATTTGCTAGGGCTGTCAACTCATGGAAGTGAGTAGCAAAAAGTGTCCAAGACTTTACGTTTTTGGCCAAATGCTCACTGATAGACCATGCAAGTCCAAACCCGTCGTATGTGCTTGTGCCCCGACCTAACTCGTCAACTATAACTAAACTGCCCTTATGGGAGGATGCAATAATTGATGACATCTCGAGCATTTCAGCCATGAATGTGGAGACTCCCTTTAGTTGGGAATCAGACGCACCCACTCTAGCATGGATTGCATCGACTACAGCAAATTCAGAATCCTCATCACATGGAACAAAACTGCCAATTTGATTCATTAGGCACACCACTCCCAAAGTACGAATATACGTAGATTTACCACCCATATTTGGACCAGTGATCAAAAAGAAGTCTTTACCTGAATCCCATGTTTCTCCTCCTTTGGCTTTAATCTTTTCATTGTCAGGACCACCCAAAACGTAGTCATTTGGGATAAAAGAAACACCATCACTGACTTCCAAGCACGGATGCCTTGCTTGCCAAACTCTCATTTTTCTCGAACCATCATCTAATGaccaatttctttttggtCTCGTATATTCTATAGGTGCACAAGTTGCAACCACTGCAAATGATGCAATGACATCAAGAATGTCTAGGATGACCGACAATTTGGTAAAAACAGGGACATATGTCAGAGCAATCGATCTTATTTCGGAGACAATATGGGATTGCTGTTTGGAATAAGAATCCATCactctttcaaaatctttggatAACGCACTTAGCTCAACATTCGTGAAGAAAACCCCTGCTTTCACTGTTTGCAACTCTTGAAATTCTGAATTCGTGGCATTTTTATTCTTGACAGAACTCGATTTACCACGCAATACCCCGGAATCATTTCTGGTCAACCTAAAGCACCAACCATGATTAGTGTTTTGTTCCAgctttaattttttatcaatCTCCATCCCCAGATCAATTGCGGCGTCTTCGTGTAACCTGTGCATTTCAGATTCAATACGTTCTCTTTCATTTTGTAATTCCATTAACTTCTCATCATATTCTGGATTGATTTGTATCAACGACGAGATGGATGATGCCGATGTTGCATTCTCCAAACTTTCCAAGTCGACCGTTTGTTCAATCATTTCGGCATACTTGTTCAATGCTTCGCTATGCTCCACAATACCATCGAgccaatattttttgacAAGCTCATGTACATCTGGATTGGACTCCAAACTTTCATTAAGAATATCTTCGcattttttcaagcttTTAACTAATTGGTATAGTCTAACAACTTCATCTAACCCAGAATATCTTTTCCCTGCCAATTTTCTGACTAGTCTCGCAATATCAGGAACATTAGATAGGAATTGGCCCCGAATGCTGCCTAGCAAACAACTGTCTTTGACGAACCACTCGACTAAACTATGACGCTCGTTGATTTCCTCTGTATCAATGAGGGGCTGTTTGATCCATTGCGATAGGAGCCGGGAACCTCCGGCCGTTTTGCACTGATTTAACAAAGCAAATATTGAGGTTGGTGCATTGCTGATCCCTTGTTGGTTTATGTTGGTATTGGAAACTCCACTAGGGAATAGGTTTAGTGCTTTAACAGCAGCCGCATCTAATCTCATATACTTATCTAGATCGTATTTCCCAATGTTGATAGAACCCCTAATGGAATCACTGGCCAATAAACTTAGATATAAAATCAAGGCATTAGATGACGCCAAAGCAGCTTTTAAAGCTGCCAATTCTGAGGTTGCTAAAATATGTTCATTCCCTGATAATGTAACTAGATCTTGTTCTGAATTATTTGCATTGAATGTAGATGATGAGACCTCAGTGATCAAAATATCACACCTATCAATAGTTTGAGTTAATTTTGCAAACTCTATATCTTTTTCGCTCAATGAGcttgaagaaacaagacACTCTTTGATACCTAGTTGAATCAAGATGGCCTCAGTATTAGAGAATAGATCTGTATCTGGATACTCTGACAATCCCaggaatttcaaatttggatcATAGAAAGCAAGACCAATCTTTTTGCCTTCTTTGGATGAGGAAACCAGCTTTATTGCTGCTATAATCGAGGATGAGGCAACTTCAATGGCCTGATTATTTGACTCCTCGTTGTTAGAACTTAGGTATAAcaaatcttcaatctcCTCTAGATGGCCAGGACTTGCActtttgatcaatttcCAATTGTGATTCTTGGAATCTTCAATCTTGTAGATTTCAACTTTGTAATTCTTATCTAAAATTAGAGAGGGTAATAAAGTAGAAAAAGTTTGCTCTGACAATGGCAAGTACTGAACACAAACTTTTCTGTCTAAATCTCTCGGGTGTGCAATCAAAGGAGACGATTTCAGCACCGAATGAGAGGAATACACAATTTCAGCGCCCAAAActgcatcttcatcaaagaTGGTATAGTAAGAGGACGAACCTTTACTTCCATCTCTTACTAATGCTCGGATTGTACGTTGTTGGACCGCAGGTAGACGCAAATAAGAGCGATAAATCGAAGGCTGTGCCTCGGACTCCTCGTTATAGACATTAGCTGACATCTTGGTTGGTTTCTAGCTGTTATATCTTCCAATTGATGCTATACGGtatacaaacaaaaaagaaattgctTGTAATGTCTTTTGGATGAGGTAAGAACAAAAGAACAATGCTGTCCCCCTCCCTCCTATAAACGTGTATTTTTTTACGCGACGCGTATTTCTGTTCTACTGAGCAACTTCTCTATTCTACTGAACATGGTGAAATAAatcataaaaaaaaatacaaatcatagaaaataataaaagatAGAAAGAGTCCTTTGGGGTCAAATTGTAGATccttcttcgtcttcatcctcctcatcAGAGTCAGCATTTTTATTGTATAAGAAAAACTGGcagaaaataataaaatcTTCCGCTAAAGTGCCAACACTTCCAACTAACCAAGAAGAGTTTACTAAGAGATACCTTTTACCTGTAGAAACTGACAAAATTGATACCACGTATGTTATATTACCTAAACAtgcaaaaagaaaaaacaaaaatgcaATACCGTCACAGGATTTTCTTTCGAAATTGAGCAAAATTTGAGGTACTCTGGAGCCAAGGTATAATGCTGCACATAACCATCCAAATGTTTGTGCCAAAACGTTGAACTCTAAATCAGCATCGTTTTTGGGAGGTTGCGGGTCACTAGAATGGCCTGAATCGCCAAAATACCAACCACCAAAACCCGCTACGAAAACCAGTGCTACCATTATCAAGTTATACGCTAATTCCGAACCCTCAACGGttgatttggaagaatACGAAGAGCATTCTGTTTCCTCGGATGTGGGGTTTGAGCCATTTATGTCGTTATATTCATTGGATTGGTTAGAATCTGCCTCCATTATAACCTCTAATGCAGATTCAGGGTCGACGTGATGATGTTGGTTATGGTGGTGGTGATGTTCGTTCGATAGAACTGATTCAAGAAGTGGCTCCGCTTCACTGCTTAAAGGATTTGCCGGAGATAGATGAATAGGATCGACCTTTCTATCACCATGGCCATAGTGGAGACACTGCCACAGAAGCACGACATCGGCTAAGGTGTAGTAAATTGCAAGGATGATCATGGTCGGTAAGACTCCTTGTAGAATAGCGCCCACAACATTGAACACGTCTCCGGCAAGCCAGAGAACAACGAAGAGGAGAGACAACCCTTCAGCAGACTTTCGTGCAAAGTTTTGATAGATTTGAGGAGCAAAGACAATGATCCAACAGGCAATAGAAATCGATCCAGTGATCCCTGAAATCATCTGGGCATTGATAAAGGGCGTTGGGGGTGGTGCCATGGTATAGTCCAAGGGTTTTAAGTTGGCTTGTTTTCTACTTTATGCCAGAATCTTCTTAGTGGGATATCAATAAGTGACTAACTTTCAAGTAAGtttctccatttttcaaatctcaATCTGTCGAagaaatttgagaaaaatttTATTCTATGAGGAATTTGATGTTGGTTAGTTCATCGACTGCATCCCCAGACAAGACTTTGGTGAATATGTAGCTTGTAGATCTAGTTCTTTGTAGTAGAGCAGAATGAGCGGCAATGGACAAACAAGAAAGCCTGGAGAGAAGTTGGTTCCGCCGGAAGGCATGACCAAGTCAGCGTATAAGAAGcttttgagaaaacaaagacacGCAGAGACCAAGGAACAATACAGAGAACACAGGAAACAACTGAAAAAACAGAAGGACGCAGAGCGCAAAgcagaaattgaaaagttgaagGCTAAAGGTGAACCATACGAGCATCTACTCAAGccaagaaacaagaataaGCTTCACAAGAAAATCGAATATGGAGATGTCCACATTGAAGCAAATCCGattgaaaataagaaaaaaattggaataGTTATTGATTGTGCATATGATGACTACAtgaatgaaaaagaagttgTGAGTTTGAGCTCTCAGATAACTAGGGCATATTCAACCAACAGAACGGCTGTTAAGGCCTACTATGATTCTGAATTGGCAAGGCTACAAGATGAAAGTCGCAAGCATGAAAAATCACTAAACGAAAAAATGGGCATTGCTCCGTCTGCAAGACTTGTTATTAGTGGTGTAGACaaaaggttgaaaaaaagatttgATAAGGTGTTACCAGACTATGCCAACTGGGATCCTGAATGTGCGGTATTGACGGAAGTGAATCTTACAGAGGTTTTGGATAACTGGGATGGATCATCTGGACAGGATTACTCGAATGTCGTGTATCTATCTGcagatgttgatgaaaagattgaagaGCTTAAACCTGGGGAAACGTATATTATTGGGGGTATTGTTGACAAGGGGCGCCATAAGAATCTCTGTAAGAGTACTGCGGAGGGTCTTGGGAAGAATATTCGGATCAGAAGGCTGCCAATTGATGAGTACATAAAACTAAGTGGACGTAAAGTACTAACAACTGCCCATGTTGTTGAGCTTCTATTGAAATGGTGTGACTACAAGGACTGGAAAAAAGCGTTTGAAGAGGTTCTACCTCAAAGGAAGATGGGCAACGGATgtgaaggtgaaggtgaaggtgaaggtgaaggtgaaggtgaagatgaagatgaagatgaagatgaagatgacgatggtgatggtgatggtgatgaagacgaagatAGAGATGGGGATAAAGAGAATGTCAATATTAATGGGATGCACGACGATATAGACGGAATTGATAACAAAGGCAGGGATGAGGAGAAAACAGATAAaatagtatagtatagcTCATGTCTAAAATTATATGTTATATAGTACTACTATGAAGCGGAGAGAGAAGATATTATTCCGACTTTCTATCATAACCATCGTCTTTTTgtcttcttttcaacttccttTGGGCGAGCTTCACTCTGGTGTTGTTGTACGTTCCAACGATGAAATAACACAACGCAAAGAAAACGGCCCATGCCTCAGGTGCCACAAATTTTTGGGCCAGAAACATAAAGACGGGATTGGCAAAGACCGAGGTGGTTGTCACCTTGATGAAATTCGTCTTTAGAGATGTCCTCACAATGAGAATCATATGTTTGATCacattcttcaatcttgCAATCCAGTCACCACCTCTCTTGTACTCGTCTTTTAGCTTCTGTAAACTGTTGATTATACCTACCCACGAGACAAAACAAGCACAGAAGATAGGAGTGACCACCCCGGTCCCAAGTAAAATTTGTAGCACCTTCTTTCTCGTTGTTAATGGAGCAGGTATCACCCGGTTAATAAGCCGATATCCGTAATGTGTAATTGGAGCATTAACAAGGGCAGCAAAGACACCCATTAGTGGCACCTTTGCCGTGATTGTATGCGGCAACGAGACATTCCTTGTGACTACCAGCTCTTGGATGTCGCCTGCAAATAATGAAGCCAACTGCTCGTTCAATAGGGCAAAGAAGGCCAGTGTGAGTGCCTTTGTCAAAAGAGGATTTGAATTCAACTTCTGCGTGTACCGTCTGTTGAGGGTAGCGATAGTGCACGACAGAGTACGTTCCATTGGCGTCGTCATTTAGGGAGAGCAATTTCTACTTGAGCTGCCGTTTAAGCAGGAAGAGATGACACATTGGAGGTCTCTCCCCTATTTATCTCAAACCCTATACACC
The Pichia kudriavzevii chromosome 2, complete sequence DNA segment above includes these coding regions:
- a CDS encoding uncharacterized protein (PKUD0B05560; similar to Saccharomyces cerevisiae YAR014C (BUD14); ancestral locus Anc_3.180); its protein translation is MQTGEWTRLSRQELHALHREARPETENKTNTDKNVNKNKCIDINDTNSARNKVKTDAIREDSDSEDIDDFSMHNLQGIRTLRCKPEPDMLSNSSSSAASTVVHNPELRADDNELDAIQNGPLQTLETDPQLHGKLYRTLQLADADDTLDNDDTLGFNEDDDDNENENANANVHNNNSNRKYGSDVGYGYDGGNDEDEDDDDDDDDDGDDDDDDDDEEKDLEVDDIDFSRYMQSNLPSPPTSPPRELDPAKLYALYDFSGPDPSHLALAKNDSVLLLNDTDSYWWLVRRTDDGRIGFAPAEILETYTERLARLNCWKNEVLERGGYKGLKYDDEKKLFKTDYPIDTEKNRSNTSTTSITQNIERKGSLKKPKVIEMNNDSGSYLDDTIGNNAKKSVSFANINDTQEHSFLSIHEEFEEDESDSHVNHYDNSSLSLLNNYNSNPSMDDLVGNDNDTDANASVNNIDNDDYDGNENNKHNNDKELHDGNEQNVHNAIRHNRPNSSEGPCTGLVNTETDTRPLIVPKRRKNMFIKNLDNYSYSSENVDNIHSVGSVNSNNSACSKSESTRLESIKMLDDLLDMYPEFVSLDDGTVTPPTASSSSSPQRVAKPITCSNEMEILVKQGEDVGHTEDENDLHPQTRRLFGPLFSTMKELDALLEDIGPTA
- a CDS encoding uncharacterized protein (PKUD0B05570; similar to Saccharomyces cerevisiae YBR017C (KAP104); ancestral locus Anc_3.181); translated protein: MILWVFFFGKRFVHHLHSANPLRSCFSNPSYRQKMASQSSWTPDVPSLQQLVHIFTGTLSPDATIRQEATTALTQAKNIADFDNYLLHILLSNEIADSTRASAGIYLKNDLVKNFKYKPHELQANILQLVPHGLLSESPFVRHITAGIISAVFRAVGTAGWPSVVPDLIALISGAAGEYAIDGASEALLSICEDSSRMLEYEIKNNDGSITVPMQTLIPKLIELIPNSQPSITSKIRSRFLNCLVHCINVGSNTALINIDAILAIVFAMCQENNGDEEVQKAVASIFCGILEKWPEKLYPHWSGILQWCIHMVKQGADSVALQADEFLLSMSTSELPNQYIRPYLEDLIPVLLEKMVYDLNDVELMEAEDEKDVGSEDKDEDIKPQTAKSKEHKLTKRDGTESSALLNKDDDDDNDDSDNDDDDDDDGDDDDFDNTYTWNLRKCSAATVDILSTYYPEEVLQYSFPIIKENMNASTWPIREASILTLGAISEAALNHATMQLPELIPFLVDRLKDDQPRVRQITCWTLGRYSHWVCSEAQSGGSFASYFTPTFRAIMECALDSKKVVQESACSSLSDFIESSEPQLLSQFIEPLLHHFQAYFTNYRRKNLIVLYDTIQTFVEKVGEALRYNQKFMDLLLPPLMEKWQTLNDDDKDLWPLLECMSSVAASTGEAFASCAMPVYERALRILNNCIEQDKMATSDPSFVPPEKDFIVTSLDLIDGLVQGLTQHSAELINRTDSSAKYSLMELVLTCLDDNVDDVRQSAYALIGDFAIYLFPTLILPYLQPLMISIYQEIGKLNEYSVASCNNAIWALGEISIRSENNILDQYLANFLRILEPLVLNFDADITLLENAAVTIGRFGIHYPDQTSVMANDVLIVWCQLIGGLEDNEEKASAVQGMCNIVLKHPEIVNALGNMRAIVELIANYHEPTVELAEIFKVLLTGLKSGLGAEWDRIVSGTAYCETLSQRYGV
- a CDS encoding uncharacterized protein (PKUD0B05580; similar to Saccharomyces cerevisiae YIR027C (DAL1); ancestral locus Anc_3.181a); translated protein: MSSAISSTKVVIDGSVVPATIIFSKTSGKIIDVIKDVLLEDDPLLVTYDVQFYRNMSPLVILPGLVDSHVHLNEPGRTEWEGFPSGTQSAASGGVTTVIDMPLNAIPPTTNIKNLNIKLDSARGKCWVDTGFWGGLVPDNLDDLIPLINAGVRGFKGFMMDSGVEEFPMITPEYINKALEVVKGKNTMLMFHAEMDGANKEDNDEEFNKCRHKHDEEEHYYSGLSEAQAESLAKSPTLHAVEPLSAIENDMKPLELATKNMPILDTVDPTSYYSFLASRPDSFECNAIYNIIKCLQKHPTTKVHIVHLATHEALPMIRHAKETLGLPLSVETCFHYLSLKAEEIPSGATQFKCCPPIRSDENRRLLWGALKENLITSIVSDHSPCTPELKGLERGDFFAAWGGISSVGFGLPLLYTVGTEEFGIEITDIVEWCCVNTAKQVGLSHTKGRIAVGYDADFAIFDPLMEYTVANARTFFKNKLTAFDGKALKGRVVETILRGNSIYALGKGVSEVPMGKLILEARID